A single window of Vibrio gazogenes DNA harbors:
- the pilM gene encoding type IV pilus biogenesis protein PilM, with the protein MRKRIVTGIDIRRHRITTVTLKRQHNIVSLLDCETLSVPEDIFSENEGINYQSIVNKLAEIRKRLPFLQNCVAMSIPDLAVMTRTVALSISDYDKSLAPWLIAQAFSEQTGLSVTSVYLDYVPLETGYQVYAAKKEVVESRLQALCRAGLKPVLIDTEKQAFLQFLLESMCRAQRQGWLLIDIGEEIIAIGFITDELSFYRQFPFAAQAFDAALTLVLQEVQRFISLHPAALLNGIWVNGSPSMYQMLSQRLCQQFQGPIEHLVAASVFETSRSIPDHCSPFIPLAAGSALRGLMALEAGYAA; encoded by the coding sequence ATGAGAAAACGTATCGTAACGGGAATTGATATTCGCCGTCACCGCATTACTACCGTTACTTTGAAACGCCAACATAACATCGTGTCATTACTTGACTGTGAAACACTGTCTGTCCCCGAGGACATTTTCTCTGAGAATGAGGGCATTAATTATCAGAGCATTGTCAATAAACTTGCCGAAATCAGAAAGAGATTACCCTTTTTACAAAATTGTGTTGCGATGTCGATACCTGACCTCGCAGTGATGACCCGAACCGTAGCGCTCTCAATCAGTGATTATGATAAAAGCTTGGCACCGTGGTTAATTGCTCAGGCTTTTTCAGAACAAACCGGCCTCTCTGTTACATCCGTCTATTTAGATTATGTCCCGCTTGAAACGGGCTATCAGGTTTATGCTGCAAAAAAAGAGGTGGTAGAAAGTCGTCTGCAAGCGCTTTGTCGCGCCGGATTAAAACCTGTGTTGATTGATACGGAGAAACAGGCTTTTCTTCAGTTTCTGCTGGAATCAATGTGTCGTGCTCAACGTCAGGGATGGCTACTGATTGATATCGGTGAAGAGATTATTGCGATTGGGTTTATCACCGATGAACTGAGTTTCTATCGTCAGTTTCCCTTTGCTGCACAGGCATTCGATGCAGCGCTGACGCTGGTGTTACAAGAGGTGCAGCGGTTTATCTCATTGCATCCGGCCGCCTTGCTGAACGGGATATGGGTCAATGGTTCACCGAGCATGTATCAGATGTTATCACAGCGTTTATGTCAGCAATTTCAAGGGCCGATAGAGCACTTGGTGGCCGCATCTGTTTTTGAAACATCAAGGTCGATACCTGATCATTGCTCACCTTTTATTCCTTTGGCGGCTGGCAGTGCGTTGCGAGGTTTGATGGCGTTGGAGGCCGGCTATGCTGCATGA
- the oxyR gene encoding DNA-binding transcriptional regulator OxyR, whose protein sequence is MNIRDFEYLVSLAEHRHFRKAAEACFVSQPTLSGQIRKLEDELGTVLLERSSRRVLFTDAGLQLVEQAKNILKEIKTFKDMASGQGDEMSGPMHIGFIPTVGPYLLPRIVPSLKTNFPDLELYLHEAQTSQLVRQLEDGKLDCLVLAAVEETKPFKEIELYNEPMSLAVPADHPWAKSEQLDMSNLKGQTVLMLGDGHCLRDQALGFCFAAGAKDDERFKATSLETLRNMVAAGGGMTLLPELSLPGCREKDGVCYLKAFNPVPSRTLVLVYRPGSPLRQRFETLAAVIRQRLSELS, encoded by the coding sequence ATGAATATCCGAGATTTTGAATACTTGGTCTCTTTAGCTGAGCACCGTCATTTTCGTAAAGCGGCTGAAGCGTGTTTTGTCAGTCAGCCGACACTCAGTGGTCAGATTCGTAAACTGGAAGATGAACTGGGAACGGTATTGTTAGAGCGGAGCAGCCGTCGGGTGCTTTTTACTGACGCCGGATTACAGTTAGTTGAACAGGCAAAAAATATTCTGAAAGAGATTAAAACATTCAAAGATATGGCAAGCGGACAAGGGGATGAGATGAGTGGCCCGATGCATATCGGCTTTATCCCGACGGTTGGTCCTTATTTACTGCCTCGTATTGTCCCGTCTCTGAAAACGAATTTTCCTGATTTAGAATTATATTTACATGAAGCTCAGACAAGCCAGTTAGTCCGACAGTTGGAAGATGGTAAGTTGGACTGCCTTGTACTGGCAGCGGTTGAAGAAACGAAGCCATTTAAAGAAATTGAGCTCTACAATGAACCGATGAGCCTTGCTGTGCCTGCTGACCATCCTTGGGCAAAGAGTGAGCAATTGGATATGTCTAATCTCAAAGGACAAACTGTACTGATGTTGGGCGACGGACATTGCTTACGTGATCAGGCGTTGGGATTTTGTTTTGCGGCCGGTGCAAAAGATGATGAACGCTTTAAGGCAACCAGCTTAGAAACATTACGCAATATGGTAGCGGCTGGTGGCGGCATGACATTACTGCCGGAGCTCTCTTTACCCGGGTGCCGAGAAAAAGATGGTGTCTGCTATCTGAAAGCATTTAATCCCGTACCAAGTCGAACCTTAGTGTTGGTCTATCGACCCGGTTCGCCGCTCAGACAACGGTTTGAGACTCTGGCAGCTGTGATTCGTCAACGGCTTAGTGAACTGAGCTGA
- the argC gene encoding N-acetyl-gamma-glutamyl-phosphate reductase: MLKTTIIGASGYTGAELALMVHQHPELTLSGLYVSANSVDAGKPIAQLHGQLAGRIDMPVQALLDPEQVAQESDVVFLATAHEVSHDLAPIFLAHQCQVFDLSGAYRVNHPDFYTDFYGFEHQHQAYLDQAAYGLAEWNQAAIQSSQLVAVAGCYTTAAQLGIKPLLVSELVDTQQWPVINATSGVSGAGRKATMTNSFCEVSLQAYGVFTHRHQPEIVAHLGCDVIFTPHLGNFKRGILATITMKLKPGVSTADVTAAFTQAYADKPAVRLCGETLPRLQHVVNSPFCDIGWKVQGEHVIVISAIDNLLKGASSQAMQCLNIHYGYPELTALI, from the coding sequence ATGTTAAAAACAACCATTATCGGAGCCAGTGGATACACAGGTGCAGAGCTTGCCCTGATGGTCCATCAACATCCTGAGCTAACGCTATCAGGTTTGTATGTTTCAGCCAATAGTGTGGATGCGGGAAAACCCATCGCTCAATTGCATGGACAACTGGCCGGTCGTATTGATATGCCGGTTCAGGCATTGCTCGATCCGGAACAAGTTGCTCAGGAATCGGATGTGGTCTTTTTAGCGACTGCACATGAAGTCAGCCATGACCTTGCGCCAATTTTTCTGGCGCATCAGTGCCAGGTGTTTGACTTATCTGGTGCATACCGTGTTAATCATCCCGATTTTTATACGGATTTCTATGGTTTTGAGCATCAGCATCAGGCCTATTTAGATCAGGCAGCGTATGGTCTGGCGGAGTGGAATCAAGCGGCGATTCAGTCCAGTCAGCTTGTCGCTGTTGCCGGGTGTTATACCACAGCCGCACAACTTGGCATTAAGCCTTTGCTCGTTTCTGAACTGGTGGATACACAGCAGTGGCCGGTGATTAATGCGACGAGTGGTGTATCAGGTGCGGGTCGTAAAGCGACCATGACCAATAGTTTTTGTGAAGTGAGTTTACAGGCTTACGGTGTTTTTACGCATCGTCATCAACCTGAAATTGTTGCTCATTTAGGATGTGATGTGATTTTTACCCCTCATCTGGGTAACTTTAAACGTGGCATTCTGGCAACGATCACCATGAAGCTGAAACCCGGAGTCTCGACAGCAGATGTAACCGCAGCCTTTACACAAGCTTATGCAGATAAGCCTGCGGTACGTTTATGCGGTGAGACCCTGCCTCGATTACAACATGTTGTGAATTCGCCATTCTGCGATATCGGCTGGAAAGTGCAGGGTGAGCATGTGATTGTGATTTCAGCAATCGATAATTTGTTGAAGGGGGCTTCCAGTCAGGCAATGCAGTGTCTGAATATTCACTATGGTTACCCTGAACTGACCGCATTAATCTGA
- a CDS encoding glutathione peroxidase, whose amino-acid sequence MLTSKKGQPVPQVTFPTRQGDQWVNVTTDELFKGKTVIVFSLPGAFTPTCSSSHLPRYNELFSVFQEHGVDEILCVSVNDTFVMNAWKHDQEADNITFIPDGNGEFTDGMGMLVNKHDLGFGQRSWRYSMLVKDGIVEEMFIEPNEPGDPFKVSDADTMLKHISPGHQLQESITIFTKPGCPFCAKAKQTLIDQGMQYEEVVLGKDATTVSLRAITGRSTVPQVYIGGRHIGGSEELDIYFRESATN is encoded by the coding sequence ATGTTGACATCTAAAAAAGGCCAACCCGTTCCACAAGTCACCTTTCCGACACGCCAGGGGGATCAGTGGGTCAATGTAACCACTGATGAATTATTCAAAGGAAAAACAGTCATTGTGTTTAGTCTTCCCGGAGCATTTACACCAACATGTTCTTCAAGTCATTTACCACGATACAACGAGCTGTTTTCTGTCTTTCAAGAACATGGTGTTGATGAAATCTTGTGTGTTTCGGTCAACGATACATTCGTTATGAATGCATGGAAACACGATCAGGAAGCCGACAACATTACCTTCATTCCTGACGGTAATGGTGAATTTACCGATGGTATGGGCATGTTAGTCAATAAACACGATCTTGGTTTTGGTCAACGCTCATGGCGTTACAGTATGCTGGTCAAAGATGGCATCGTTGAAGAGATGTTTATTGAACCGAATGAACCCGGTGACCCATTCAAAGTTTCCGATGCTGATACCATGTTGAAACATATTTCTCCGGGACATCAGCTTCAAGAATCGATCACTATCTTTACCAAACCGGGCTGCCCATTCTGTGCCAAAGCGAAACAGACCCTGATCGACCAAGGAATGCAATATGAAGAGGTCGTTTTAGGCAAAGATGCAACGACGGTCAGCCTGCGTGCGATTACCGGTCGCTCAACTGTGCCTCAAGTCTACATTGGTGGTCGACATATTGGCGGCAGTGAAGAGCTGGATATCTACTTCCGTGAATCAGCCACAAACTAA
- a CDS encoding argininosuccinate synthase: MSKVQVNKVVVAYSGGLDTSVIIPWLKENYGCEVVAFVADVGQGAEELVGIEEKAIASGASECHVVDLKDEFVAEYIYPSLKTGAYYEGKYLLGTSMARPVIAKAQVEVARKVGADALAHGCTGKGNDQVRFEGAFSALAPDLHVIAPWREWDLESREECLDYLAERNIPCAASLTKIYSRDANAWHISTEGGVLESTWNAPNDDCWAWTVDPKKAPDAAETVTLKIENGEVVAVDGQAMSPYEVLVCLNEKGAKHGVGRIDIVENRLVGMKSRGCYETPGGTIMMEALRSVEQLVLDKTAFEFREEIGIKASHLIYDGRWFTPLRESVFAAAESLAKDVNGDVVIELYKGHATAIQKRSPNSLYSEEFATFGADDVYDQSHAGGFIRLYSLSSRIRSLNAAKQK; encoded by the coding sequence ATGAGTAAGGTTCAAGTTAACAAAGTTGTTGTTGCATACTCTGGCGGTCTGGATACGTCAGTCATTATCCCATGGTTAAAAGAAAACTATGGCTGTGAAGTGGTCGCATTTGTTGCTGATGTTGGTCAAGGTGCCGAGGAACTGGTCGGGATCGAAGAGAAAGCGATTGCTTCCGGTGCATCTGAATGTCACGTCGTTGACCTGAAAGATGAATTTGTTGCGGAATATATCTACCCAAGTCTGAAAACCGGCGCGTACTACGAAGGGAAATATCTGCTGGGTACTTCAATGGCTCGTCCGGTCATTGCCAAGGCTCAGGTTGAAGTGGCACGTAAAGTGGGAGCTGATGCACTCGCGCACGGCTGTACCGGAAAAGGGAATGATCAGGTTCGTTTCGAAGGTGCCTTCTCTGCATTGGCACCGGATCTTCATGTGATTGCGCCATGGCGTGAATGGGATCTGGAAAGCCGTGAAGAGTGTCTCGATTATCTGGCTGAGCGTAATATCCCTTGTGCGGCATCGCTGACAAAAATCTATTCGCGTGATGCAAACGCATGGCACATCTCGACTGAAGGTGGTGTTCTGGAAAGCACTTGGAATGCACCGAATGATGATTGCTGGGCATGGACCGTTGATCCGAAAAAAGCACCGGATGCAGCGGAAACCGTGACACTGAAAATCGAAAATGGTGAAGTGGTTGCCGTTGATGGTCAAGCCATGTCGCCTTATGAAGTGCTGGTTTGCCTGAATGAGAAAGGTGCTAAGCACGGTGTCGGCCGGATCGATATCGTCGAAAACCGTCTGGTCGGTATGAAATCTCGCGGTTGTTATGAAACTCCGGGAGGCACCATCATGATGGAAGCCCTGCGTTCTGTTGAGCAACTGGTGCTGGATAAAACTGCGTTCGAATTCCGTGAAGAGATTGGTATCAAAGCATCCCATCTGATTTATGATGGTCGTTGGTTTACGCCGTTACGTGAGTCGGTGTTTGCTGCCGCTGAGTCATTGGCAAAAGACGTCAATGGTGATGTCGTGATTGAACTGTACAAAGGTCATGCAACTGCGATTCAGAAGCGCTCTCCAAACAGCCTGTATTCAGAAGAGTTTGCGACCTTTGGTGCCGATGACGTCTATGACCAGAGTCACGCAGGTGGATTTATCCGTCTATACTCTCTGTCAAGTCGCATCAGATCGCTGAATGCAGCAAAACAAAAATAA
- a CDS encoding DUF3624 domain-containing protein — protein MTCNNCESSWFWKKIGRCQRCMNQLSVLCLLFWGIWLLWGMHHIKSVEGIALIGFGLAVHLLLSLHLWMKFVILPLRKSKPH, from the coding sequence ATGACGTGTAACAACTGTGAATCAAGCTGGTTCTGGAAAAAGATAGGTCGCTGTCAGCGCTGTATGAATCAGTTAAGCGTGCTCTGTCTTTTATTCTGGGGGATCTGGCTACTCTGGGGCATGCACCACATCAAATCGGTTGAAGGAATAGCGCTGATCGGCTTTGGGCTGGCGGTCCATCTGTTGCTCAGTCTTCACTTGTGGATGAAGTTTGTCATTCTGCCATTGCGCAAAAGCAAACCGCATTAA
- the argB gene encoding acetylglutamate kinase, whose product MEQLSHPVVIKLGGAVLGSSETLAKLFETVAQYQQRRPIVIVHGGGYLVDELMAKLQFATVKKHGLRVTPYDQIPFITGALAGTANKMLQGEAIKSGLKAVGLCLGDAGLCQVEELDPALGAVGRPSAGDPTIVNAIMQAGGVPIISSIGLTASGQMMNVNADDAAVAVAKTLHAELVLLSDVSGVLDENKQLIPQLNGQQANQLIADGVITDGMIVKVKAALEAADDLGRAITVAGWRTPELLAHLFSGGQHSVGTSFYPTTK is encoded by the coding sequence ATGGAACAATTATCTCATCCGGTTGTAATTAAGCTTGGTGGCGCGGTACTGGGAAGTAGCGAAACACTGGCAAAGCTTTTTGAAACAGTGGCACAGTATCAGCAGCGTCGTCCGATTGTGATTGTTCATGGCGGGGGATATCTCGTCGATGAACTGATGGCTAAGCTTCAATTCGCGACCGTCAAGAAGCATGGCCTTCGCGTGACACCTTATGATCAGATACCGTTTATTACTGGTGCATTAGCCGGTACAGCCAATAAAATGCTGCAAGGCGAAGCGATCAAAAGTGGCTTGAAAGCCGTTGGCTTATGTTTGGGAGATGCTGGGTTGTGTCAGGTCGAAGAACTCGATCCCGCGCTTGGTGCTGTCGGGCGACCATCTGCCGGTGACCCGACCATTGTGAATGCAATCATGCAGGCGGGCGGTGTACCGATTATCAGTTCAATCGGTCTGACCGCCAGCGGACAAATGATGAATGTGAACGCTGATGATGCGGCTGTTGCCGTTGCCAAAACACTGCATGCTGAATTGGTACTGCTTTCCGATGTCAGTGGGGTGTTGGATGAGAACAAACAGTTAATTCCTCAACTGAATGGACAGCAAGCCAATCAGCTCATCGCCGATGGTGTGATCACCGATGGTATGATTGTTAAAGTGAAAGCGGCACTGGAAGCGGCTGATGATTTAGGCCGTGCGATCACGGTTGCCGGTTGGAGAACCCCAGAATTGCTGGCTCATCTGTTTTCTGGTGGCCAACACAGTGTCGGAACAAGTTTTTATCCCACAACAAAATAG
- the argE gene encoding acetylornithine deacetylase, whose protein sequence is MQFPKFKAVYQDLISTSSISSTDPSWDEGNEAVIAKLSDWLSTLGFSVQIDTVAPHKHNLIAKKGDGEGGLLLSGHSDTVPFDEGQWNFNPHELTESNQRFYGLGTADMKGFFAFIIEAVQKVDWQKQTKPLYVLATCDEETTMMGARHFTESAPFKPDYCIIGEPTSLIPVYAHKGHVANAIRVTGKSGHSSNPALGVNAIEIMHEILFTLMQVRERLIKTYHHPGFEVPTPTLNLGHIHGGDSANRICGCCELHYDVRPLPGMSLEGLDHLLRESLQELEAKWPGRIEMKPLHDSIPGYECQKDHPFVEQIHQLSGREAETVNYCTEAPYLQQLCPTLVMGPGSIDQAHQPDEFLAFEYIDPTIDLLTKSIYKYCF, encoded by the coding sequence ATGCAATTCCCTAAATTCAAGGCCGTTTATCAAGACCTCATTTCAACCTCTTCCATTAGCTCGACAGATCCAAGCTGGGATGAAGGCAATGAAGCCGTGATTGCAAAGCTTTCAGACTGGCTGAGCACCTTAGGTTTCTCCGTACAAATCGACACTGTTGCACCTCATAAACACAACCTTATTGCCAAAAAAGGAGATGGTGAGGGAGGGCTGCTATTATCTGGTCATAGTGATACCGTCCCCTTCGATGAAGGTCAGTGGAATTTCAATCCTCATGAACTGACTGAATCAAACCAGCGTTTTTACGGGCTGGGTACCGCAGATATGAAAGGATTCTTTGCCTTTATTATAGAAGCGGTGCAAAAAGTTGACTGGCAGAAGCAAACCAAACCACTCTATGTGCTGGCAACCTGTGATGAAGAAACCACCATGATGGGCGCACGCCATTTTACCGAGAGTGCGCCATTTAAACCGGACTACTGTATCATCGGTGAACCTACCAGCCTTATCCCGGTCTATGCGCATAAAGGCCATGTTGCCAATGCGATCCGTGTGACCGGTAAATCAGGGCATTCATCAAATCCGGCATTGGGTGTGAATGCGATTGAAATCATGCATGAGATCCTATTTACCCTGATGCAAGTCCGGGAACGGCTGATCAAAACCTACCATCATCCGGGGTTTGAAGTACCGACACCAACGCTCAACCTGGGTCATATTCATGGTGGAGACAGTGCGAACCGGATCTGTGGCTGTTGTGAACTGCACTATGATGTCAGACCGCTCCCGGGGATGAGTCTCGAAGGGCTTGATCATCTGCTGCGCGAGTCGCTTCAGGAACTGGAAGCCAAATGGCCTGGTCGCATCGAAATGAAACCATTGCATGATTCAATTCCCGGGTATGAGTGTCAGAAAGATCATCCATTCGTCGAACAAATTCATCAGCTCAGCGGACGAGAAGCCGAAACGGTCAACTACTGTACCGAAGCACCTTATCTGCAACAACTCTGTCCAACGCTCGTGATGGGTCCGGGCTCAATCGACCAAGCCCACCAGCCAGATGAATTTCTTGCTTTTGAGTACATTGATCCGACGATTGATTTACTGACCAAATCGATTTACAAATATTGTTTTTGA
- a CDS encoding PilN domain-containing protein, whose amino-acid sequence MLHELNLMDWRQSQLYRRKRFLYGIWLFSGCLWLVVQSIVCLEWYKHQTYWQHSEQQFNAQLNEQQQRLGEWELRQQHAQQDLRKLAHAERWIAHSQRPQTLMSVLVSAVPRGIYLEEIRLAEQQVVIRGFSRHPTAMNHFIQRLRQSSSIEQLDILSVTDQAPDWGHKFNTFQLRLVMTSSIDDSLSAIEEEEQPDVY is encoded by the coding sequence ATGCTGCATGAACTGAATTTAATGGATTGGCGGCAAAGTCAATTATATCGACGTAAACGGTTTTTGTATGGCATATGGCTTTTCAGCGGGTGCCTGTGGCTGGTGGTACAAAGTATTGTTTGTCTTGAATGGTACAAACACCAAACGTACTGGCAACACTCGGAGCAACAGTTTAACGCACAACTTAACGAACAGCAGCAGCGTCTGGGTGAATGGGAATTGCGACAGCAACATGCGCAGCAGGATCTGCGAAAACTGGCGCATGCAGAACGGTGGATAGCACATAGTCAGCGACCGCAGACACTTATGTCCGTATTGGTCTCGGCCGTTCCCCGCGGCATCTATCTGGAAGAAATCCGTTTGGCAGAACAACAGGTTGTCATTCGCGGATTCAGTCGTCATCCGACAGCGATGAATCATTTTATTCAGCGGCTTAGGCAATCCTCATCGATTGAGCAGTTGGATATTCTGTCCGTCACAGATCAAGCACCCGATTGGGGGCATAAATTCAATACGTTTCAACTGCGTTTAGTGATGACCTCAAGCATCGATGATTCGCTCTCTGCGATAGAGGAAGAGGAGCAGCCTGATGTCTACTGA
- a CDS encoding penicillin-binding protein 1A: MKFIKRLFLFSLICMVLGVSTIFGFYYYVKPELPDVATLKDVQLQTPMQVLSKDGKLIAQFGEKRRIPLKLSEIPPDLIHAFLATEDNRFYEHYGFDPIGITRAAFAVILSGSASQGASTITQQLARNFFLTNEKKIMRKIKEIFIAVHIEQLLTKDEILELYLNKIYLGYRSYGVGAAAQVYFGKNVKDLTLGEMAMIAGLPKAPSTMNPIYSLSRATHRRNVVLMRMLVEHYITQAQYDSAKAEPLIARYHVAEIEVNAPYVAELARAWMVEHYGENAYTSGMRVTTTIQSDLQDAAHKSAINNLIAYDQRHGYRGAQKVLWKADQPAFTQEQMDEYLTEQPIYDDMYPAIVTHVDQQSATVWVKSHGTQTIPWDGMKWARRFITDDRQGDAPTNAHEIMAAGEQIWVRERHDSQDKNQPIWHLSQVPNANTAFVAMNPENGAVLALVGGFNFIHSKFNRVTQSIRQVGSGIKPFIYSSAIEDGLTLATLVNDAPINKWDQSQGTAWRPKNSPPSYRGPTRLRIGLAQSKNVMAIRVLRAVGLERVRHYLTRFGFDLNNLPHSETIALGAGSLSPLKLVQGYSVFANGGYSVDAYYIDHVEDPFGTLVYRSTPKIVCHDQCPDQDSDEIQHQEQPYSAQQSDDEQGIQAPIHQEHAYSDTGTPRFNEHSADVQYAPRVISEQNAFLVREMMYSNIWGGGNWREGTGWNGTGWRAQKLKRRDIGGKTGTTNDSKDAWYNGFAPGIVASAWVGFDHHNRDLGRTTKNPNLDDVPISGGESGAKTAEPAWIDFMAHALNDVPPHQKVIPKHIVQVRIDRDTGLLTTKTDGSAMFEYFIQGTEPKEYVQDSVTNSLYSSPNGGEELF; this comes from the coding sequence GTGAAGTTCATAAAGCGATTATTTTTATTTTCATTGATTTGCATGGTTTTAGGGGTGAGTACAATTTTTGGGTTTTACTATTATGTCAAACCAGAGTTGCCAGATGTTGCTACCTTAAAAGATGTTCAGCTTCAAACACCGATGCAGGTTCTCAGTAAAGATGGAAAACTGATTGCTCAGTTTGGAGAAAAGCGTCGGATTCCACTCAAACTCAGTGAGATTCCACCAGATTTGATCCATGCATTTCTGGCAACAGAAGATAACCGCTTTTATGAGCATTATGGATTTGACCCCATCGGTATTACCCGCGCCGCATTTGCCGTGATACTTTCCGGGAGTGCGTCTCAAGGTGCGAGTACCATTACCCAACAACTTGCCCGTAATTTCTTCCTGACCAATGAGAAGAAAATCATGCGCAAGATAAAAGAGATTTTTATCGCAGTTCACATTGAACAGTTGCTCACCAAAGACGAAATCCTTGAACTGTATCTGAACAAAATTTATCTGGGCTATCGTTCTTATGGGGTTGGCGCGGCGGCACAAGTCTATTTCGGTAAAAACGTCAAAGACCTCACGCTTGGTGAAATGGCGATGATTGCCGGATTGCCGAAAGCCCCGTCGACCATGAACCCAATCTACTCACTGTCCCGGGCAACTCACCGCCGTAATGTTGTTCTGATGCGGATGCTGGTTGAGCATTACATAACGCAGGCGCAATATGACTCAGCAAAAGCTGAACCGTTGATCGCGCGATATCATGTGGCTGAAATTGAGGTCAATGCACCATATGTGGCTGAACTCGCACGAGCCTGGATGGTTGAGCATTATGGTGAAAACGCCTATACATCAGGGATGAGAGTAACCACCACGATCCAATCAGATCTGCAAGATGCCGCACACAAATCAGCCATTAATAACTTGATCGCCTACGATCAACGTCATGGTTATCGAGGTGCCCAAAAAGTATTGTGGAAAGCGGACCAGCCGGCCTTTACCCAAGAGCAGATGGACGAGTACCTCACAGAGCAGCCTATCTATGATGATATGTACCCTGCCATTGTGACGCATGTTGACCAACAATCGGCCACCGTTTGGGTCAAGAGTCACGGCACCCAAACCATTCCTTGGGATGGTATGAAATGGGCCCGGCGTTTTATTACCGATGATCGGCAAGGCGATGCACCGACAAACGCCCACGAAATCATGGCAGCCGGTGAACAAATCTGGGTGAGAGAACGCCATGATAGTCAGGATAAAAATCAACCGATTTGGCATCTCAGTCAGGTTCCCAATGCGAATACGGCTTTTGTAGCCATGAACCCTGAAAATGGTGCGGTACTTGCGCTGGTTGGCGGCTTCAATTTTATTCATAGTAAATTTAACCGTGTGACCCAATCCATCCGTCAGGTTGGCTCGGGGATTAAACCATTCATATACTCATCTGCCATCGAGGATGGTCTGACGCTGGCAACGCTGGTCAATGACGCGCCGATCAACAAATGGGATCAGAGTCAGGGAACCGCATGGCGCCCTAAAAACTCGCCGCCGTCTTACCGCGGGCCGACACGACTACGGATTGGTTTAGCCCAGTCGAAAAACGTCATGGCAATCCGCGTGCTCAGAGCGGTCGGTCTGGAACGTGTCCGGCACTATCTGACCCGTTTTGGCTTCGACCTGAACAACCTGCCGCATTCAGAAACCATCGCGCTGGGTGCCGGTAGCCTGAGCCCGCTGAAACTGGTTCAGGGCTATTCAGTATTTGCCAACGGTGGTTATAGTGTTGATGCCTATTACATTGATCATGTTGAAGATCCTTTCGGGACACTGGTCTATCGCTCAACACCGAAAATCGTCTGTCATGACCAATGTCCCGATCAGGACAGTGACGAGATACAACATCAAGAGCAGCCCTATAGCGCCCAACAATCAGACGATGAGCAAGGTATCCAAGCTCCGATTCATCAAGAGCATGCTTACAGCGACACTGGTACACCACGCTTTAATGAACATTCGGCAGACGTCCAATATGCTCCACGCGTTATCTCCGAACAGAATGCATTTTTGGTTCGGGAAATGATGTATAGCAATATTTGGGGTGGCGGAAACTGGCGTGAAGGGACCGGATGGAACGGAACCGGATGGCGCGCTCAAAAACTCAAACGCCGGGATATTGGTGGAAAAACCGGGACAACCAACGATTCGAAAGATGCTTGGTATAACGGCTTTGCGCCGGGAATCGTTGCCAGTGCCTGGGTCGGCTTTGACCATCATAACCGCGACTTAGGCCGCACCACCAAAAACCCGAATCTCGACGATGTACCGATTAGCGGTGGCGAATCAGGCGCCAAAACAGCGGAACCGGCTTGGATCGATTTCATGGCTCATGCCCTCAATGATGTCCCGCCACACCAGAAGGTCATCCCGAAACATATTGTTCAGGTCAGAATTGATCGGGACACCGGACTGTTAACCACAAAAACGGATGGCAGTGCGATGTTCGAATACTTTATTCAGGGGACTGAACCAAAAGAATATGTGCAGGATTCGGTTACAAATAGCCTGTACTCATCACCCAATGGTGGTGAAGAGTTGTTTTAG